A single window of Vanessa atalanta chromosome 27, ilVanAtal1.2, whole genome shotgun sequence DNA harbors:
- the LOC125074148 gene encoding LOW QUALITY PROTEIN: ornithine decarboxylase antizyme (The sequence of the model RefSeq protein was modified relative to this genomic sequence to represent the inferred CDS: deleted 1 base in 1 codon) — protein sequence MTKLIQQLNFSSSNYYDVAGIVFEPETLKAKTYHGDGASLNAAGSKRTALSASDAECFSLCLGAGPLWWSDVPAHGSAPPGGVSSGASSPATPSTPIHDDNNRDLLSALLWASASSLSSSAESLSTDSVQTNPALHPEQREAVIGKILERKDKQPVKIEFKIFLTENTVTRWEAVVKGGTIYLRLPGVLQSGSKESFILLLDFAEERLGCSNCIICILKNRSDRATLLRTFMFMGFQLLPPTSPLMQDINNPEYVFLHYNMQ from the exons ATGACCAAGTTGATACAACAGTTAAATTTTAGTAGTAGTAATTACTACGATGTCGCTGGCATTGTCTTCGAACCCGAGACTTTGAAAGCGAAGACTTATca tGGCGATGGCGCGTCCCTGAACGCGGCCGGTAGCAAGCGCACAGCTTTGTCGGCGTCGGACGCCGAGTGTTTTTCGCTGTGCCTGGGCGCCGGGCCTCTGTG GTGGTCC GATGTCCCTGCTCATGGCTCGGCACCGCCCGGAGGGGTGAGCAGCGGGGCTTCGAGCCCCGCAACACCGTCCACCCCCATCCACGACGACAACAACC GTGACTTGTTGAGCGCCCTTCTTTGGGCAAGCGCAAGCTCCCTGAGCAGCAGCGCGGAGAGTCTATCCACTGACTCTGTGCAGACCAACCCCGCACTACACCCCGAGCAAAGAGAAGCG gtCATCGGTAAGATCTTGGAACGCAAGGACAAGCAACCGGTTAAGATCGAGTTTAAGATCTTCCTCACAGAGAATACTGTTACTCGCTGGGAAGCA GTAGTGAAGGGCGGTACCATCTATCTCCGCTTACCGGGAGTGTTACAGTCCGGCAGCAAGGAGAGTTTCATTCTCTTGCTGGATTTCGCTGAAGAACGACTCGGTTGTTCAAA TTGTATCATTTGCATTCTGAAAAACCGTTCGGACCGAGCCACGCTACTCCGCACGTTCATGTTCATGGGATTCCAACTTTTACCACCAACTTCGCCGCTGATGCAAGATATCAACAACCCGGAATACGTATTCTTGCACTACAACATGCAGTAA
- the LOC125074316 gene encoding uncharacterized protein LOC125074316 isoform X1: MKFIIAICLHAVIYKNVCSMPVLQNGNSMNQYLSSKPGITNAFANVPSTFGNMNCVPNTIANEPTFNMNYIPNNFATGNAILANEAITNANMLANANSALANEMIGNAVISSANFIPLANLPSGFANNFPMSPIISEIVPSLQYGDITMGGDLPIGGTIKVCGCFPVYGMVTVDGSVPSAGTAVVAESFSKPGMPCPGLAIL; the protein is encoded by the exons atgaagTTTATAATTGCGATCTGTCTACATGCTGTCATTTATAAG aatgtCTGTAGCATGCCCGTGCTACAGAACGGAAACAGCATGAACCAATATCTGTCAAGTAAGCCTGGTATAACGAATGCATTTGCAAACGTGCCAAGCACGTTTGGCAATATGAACTGTGTACCCAATACTATTGCAAATGAACcaacatttaatatgaattatattccGAACAATTTTGCCACAGGTAACGCAATTTTAGCCAACGAAGCAATAACGAACGCAAACATGCTTGCCAATGCTAACTCCGCTTTAGCAAATGAAATGATTGGCAACGCAGTAATATCGAGCGCAAACTTTATTCCCTTGGCAAATTTGCCAAGTGGATTTGCTAACAATTTTCCAATGAGTCCTATAATATCCGAAATTGTGCCATCTCTGCAATATGGCGACATAACAATGGGTGGTGATTTACCAATTGGCGGTACGATTAAAGTTTGCGGTTGCTTCCCTGTTTACGGTATGGTCACAGTTGATGGCAGCGTGCCATCAGCTGGCACGGCGGTTGTGGCTGAATCGTTTAGCAAACCAGGAATGCCATGTCCTGGTTTGGCaatcttgtaa
- the LOC125074316 gene encoding uncharacterized protein LOC125074316 isoform X2 has translation MKFIIAICLHAVIYKNVCSMPVLQNGNSMNQYLSSNAILANEAITNANMLANANSALANEMIGNAVISSANFIPLANLPSGFANNFPMSPIISEIVPSLQYGDITMGGDLPIGGTIKVCGCFPVYGMVTVDGSVPSAGTAVVAESFSKPGMPCPGLAIL, from the exons atgaagTTTATAATTGCGATCTGTCTACATGCTGTCATTTATAAG aatgtCTGTAGCATGCCCGTGCTACAGAACGGAAACAGCATGAACCAATATCTGTCAA GTAACGCAATTTTAGCCAACGAAGCAATAACGAACGCAAACATGCTTGCCAATGCTAACTCCGCTTTAGCAAATGAAATGATTGGCAACGCAGTAATATCGAGCGCAAACTTTATTCCCTTGGCAAATTTGCCAAGTGGATTTGCTAACAATTTTCCAATGAGTCCTATAATATCCGAAATTGTGCCATCTCTGCAATATGGCGACATAACAATGGGTGGTGATTTACCAATTGGCGGTACGATTAAAGTTTGCGGTTGCTTCCCTGTTTACGGTATGGTCACAGTTGATGGCAGCGTGCCATCAGCTGGCACGGCGGTTGTGGCTGAATCGTTTAGCAAACCAGGAATGCCATGTCCTGGTTTGGCaatcttgtaa